The window TCAGTTTGATGAAGCACATTCTCCAGCGGCTTCCGGAGAGAGGGGTCACGGGAGGTAAATTTTATGAGATTCTGCAGGTCTTGTCTTGTCTGCCGGCTTGGCTGGGTGAGAATTCTGGGTTGGAAGTTGTTTTTCTTGAGTTTTAAAGGCATTTCTGTGTTGTCTCTTAACTTCCAGGGTTCTCATGAGAAGTCGGCAGGCATCTGACTCCTGATCCTGTGTTTTCTCTCTGGAAGCTTGTggggtcttttctttttttccctgtggTCTGTAATCTCAGGAGgatgtgctgggggtgggggtgggatctGTCTTCATCCCTCAGCAGGCCCTGTTCATCTGGAGACGCAggtgtttgtttaattttctcgAATGATCCTCCTGGTCATTTCCTCCCTTCTGCGTCTGCCGCTTCTTCCTGGAAGTCCTCCGGTTGCTGCTGGGCCTCCTGGACAACTTGTCTTAATTTTTggttctcattttctctcttttgactaCGTTTTGGGTGTTTCCTCAATTTCtgtctttcagtttttctgttgGGATTTTTGCTTTGGCATACTCATGTTTTTACCTTCAAAGACTTTGATTTCTtccctgagtttttttttttttgtcagctccTGCTCTTGTTTCATGGGTGCAAGACCCCTTACTGCCCTGAGGGCTCTGACGTTGGCACTCTCCAAGGTTGGCTTCTGCGCCCCGCCCCCACCACTGGCTTCATCCTGTCGCTCGTGGTGCCCCTGTCGTTCCTCCTAGAGACTGTCCCAGTGGATCCTCCGCTGGCTGCTCTGTTTAAGCCCCAGGAGGCCAAGCTGGGGAGGGGCTCCCTGGGGAGACTTGGATGCCGGGGTCTCTGGGTCCCTTCTCAGGCTGGTCAgattcccaggggtgcaaatctcagTCTAAAGAACATTGTTTTCCCCTCGTGACGTTGTTGTCCAACATACTTCTAGTACAGAGACTCTCTAGAGAGCCAGGACGGGGCAGGAGCTGGCTGTGTACACCAGAGCAGGTGTCTGGGGACACAGCTCCTCCTCGTTCATTCTTCCGTCCGCCCGAGGCACTGGGGATGCCCCAGCCTGCCTGCGGGAGGTCTGATCCTGCCTCTCTGTCCCGAGCCACCTTCCCGACAGCCCTGCACCTGCTTGTCTAGCCTCCAGTGTCTCTGCTCCCCCCGTTCTCTGCCTTCTGGCCTTCATCTGGGACGTTTGGGTGCAGGCAGCCAGCTGTCTTTGCCCCGTCAAACTTTTCCGTCATTCTGGGTGCCTGGGAGGTCTCCCTGGGAAGCCTCCTTCCCTGTGTTGGAGGGGTGTTGGCTCTGCCTGTCGGTCTCGGTGATGCACCCTGTGAGTGTACCCGTCACTCCTCCCCCGATGTGTCCGGGCTCCTGGGCATGGAGGCCAGGGGCCTTGCTGAGCCCTCGCCTGGCCCTCAGGCAGCGGCCTCCTGCGCACCCAGCTCTCCCCAGAGCCGCAGCCCTGCCTCCCCCGCCTGgatccctctccctcctcctctggcCCTGAATCCCTGTTTTGCAGCTCGGAGGTGGGGCTGCTCCCCTGTCTGGGGCCTGGGGTCCCGCAGGCTGCATCTGTGCACACCTGGGGGCGCCAGGGAGCAACGGGCTGGTCTGGGCCCTGGGCAGTGGCTTTGGACTCTGCACTGAGCTGGGCTCTGAACTCTGACCTTGGCTGGGCTGTGACCTCTGGGTGCTGGGCCTCGGTGGGGGGCAGGGCTTTAACAGCTGGTTCCCCCCAGGTCCTTCCTCAGATCCCCATGAAGACTGGTGGTCCCCACGGGGCAGGGGTCCTCGGTGAGTGGCAGTCCCCTCCCTAAACAACCAGCTGGGGCAGGGGGCGTCAGGGGGGCCCATGGGTGGGGGTGCCTGCTGGAggatctcctccccaccccccaggggtGCACCTGGAGGGCCCGTTCATCAGCCAGGAGAAGCGGGGTGCGCACCCCGAGGCCCACCTCCGCTCCTTCGAGGCCAACGCCATCCATGACGTGCTGGCCACCTACGGGCCCCTGGACAACGTGCGCATCGTGACGCTGGCGCCCGAGCTGGGCCGCAGCCGCGAGGTGATCCGGGAGCTGACGGCCCGCGGTGTCTGCGTGTCCCTAGGTGAGGGGCCGCCCGGGGCTGGGCAGGGCCTGGCCGTGCAGGGTCTGAGTGCCTGTCCCCTGGCCCTCAGGACACTCGGTGGCTGACCTGTGTGTGGCCGAGGAGGCGGTGCAGAGCGGGGCCACCTTCATCACCCACCTCTTCAATGCCATGCTGCCTGTGAGTGGCGCCCAGCAGTGGGGGCGGGCGGCTCCTGGGGGTCGGGGTTCCTGCTGCCACTCACCATGTGGTCCCCCTTGTCCCCACCGCCCAGTTCCACCACCGGGACCCAGGCATCGTCGGGCTCCTGACCAGCGACCAGCTGCCCCCAGGCCGCCGCATCTTCTACGGGATGATTGCCGACGGCATCCACACCAACCCTGCTGCCCTGCGCATTGCCCACCGGGCCCACCCCGAGGGTGAGCAGCCAGGCAATGGGCAGGCGGGGAGTGGGCGGGGGGCTGGGCAGGAcctcacacccctcccccacagggcTGGTGCTGGTCACTGACGCCGTCCCTGCCCTGGGCCTGGGCAATGGCCGGCACACGCTGGGGCAGCAGGAGGTCGAGGTGGACGGGCTGACAGCTTTCGTGGCAGGTGAgccccctctgcccccagctGACCCCCTGCACACAGCCTCTCGGTTCCCGCTGCCCCCGGTAGGCAGCCCCAGGCCTGCCCCGAGCCGGCCCTCTCTGCACCCAGGCACCAAGACGCTCTGTGGCAGCATAGCCCCAATGGACGTGTGCGTGCGGCATTTCCGGCGGGCCACAGGTCagtgagctggggtgggggccggGGAAGGGCTGCTTTTGGGAGGAGCTGGAGGCACAGTGGGGACAGCCAGGGTCCTGGCGCCACAGGTCTCATCTGTCTCATGTTGGGGCACAGGGGCTGGCACTGGGCCCTGCCCCCAAGAAGTTCCCAGCAGGGGAGGGGACGGCATGCGAGCCTCGAGTCCAGGGTGACAAGGCTGTGGAACTGGGACCCAAGTGTGAGAGGTGACCAggtcctggggtgggaggggcagcAGGACTTGGCTAGGCACAGAGCTGGCACTCTGGGCCTGGGGTGCGGGTGCCAGTGGCACCAGCCGTGCTGGGGCTCGTCACCCCGTTGTGTCCCCTGAGCAGGATGCAGTGTGGAGTCGGCCCTGGAGGCTGCGTCCCTGCACCCTGCCCAGCTGCTTGGCCTTGAGAAGTGCAAGGGGACCCTGGACTTCGGTGCCGATGCAGGTGAGGGGCCAAGGCAGGGCCCTGGGCAGCCTTCATCCCACCCAAAGATCCGAGGGTGCAGGGGGCCGGGGCCTGGGCAGGCAGGGAGGTCCGCCCAGGTGCCTCTCTCGGCTGCCCCTGCCTGGCTGCCAGCTTCAGGCCTGGCGAAGGGCTGCCGGTGTGTGGGATCCAGGCCCTGACGGGTCAGCCTTTGGGTTGTGGGGGGCGGCTCGTGGTGGGCTGAGGTTCTGCCCGACCCTCACGGCTGGCTCTCTCCAGACTTCGTGGTGCTGGACGATGGCCTCCACGTTTGTGCCACGTACATTGGCGGGCAGCTGGTGTGGCAGGCGGAGGCAGCCAGGCTGTGAGCGGGGCCCTGCTGGACAGGAAGCCCACCCCGCTGGATGGACGCCGTCAGGGAGCTGGCCTCTGGGGAGCAGGGTGGGCAGAGCTACTTTAGATGAGGGGTTGCTGCATAAACGCTCTCACGGCAGGCCGCCTTGTCTCGAGTTCTGCTTGTGTCCCGCAGGCCTGGCCTTGGAGCTGGCCCAGGTGGACCTCCTGGGGGCGGCGTCTGTGTCTGGCGGGGGGGAGCAGCATTCCAGCCTGCTGGGCCCGGGGGAGCAGTgtgcagggggagggggagcagcAGAGGTTGCCCCTCCGGTGGGGAGGAAGTCCCCAGGGGGTTCAACACTTGTCTGGATGCTGTGGGGGTGGGATCCCAGCCCTGACTGGGATCTGGAGCCTTCCCACAGGCAGGCTCTGCACTGCTGTGAGTCGGGTGGGCCGTGTGGAGGCTGAAGCCTGGTTCTGGGCCTGGGGTGCGGCCgcatccatcccccatcccccccaaCTCTCAGAAGGGCCTCCTTCCTGCCCGTGGGACACCCTGAGCTGGGCCCAAACCCTGGCCACTGCCCCCGGCCTGCCTGACTTTCCCGGCTTGCCCAGCCCTTGGCCCCACTCCAAGCTCATGTTGGAGAATCGGGGTTCCACTCCCTTGGGTGTTTTCCCTTAACAAACTTGTCCTGTCCCAGCTCTCTCTGCCCTATGTTTGTTAGCTGTGGGTTCGTTTCCTTTGTGGGGAGCCCAGGCTGCCAAGCTCTCTGGATGGCAACGAGGTGGGCAGGTCCTCGGGGGATCCCGTCTGGCTCTGAGCTTGGGCAGGACCCAGGTGGGGAGGGGCGCTGTCTGCGGGGTCCCACCACAGGTCTGGGGGGGTGGTGGCTTGGTTCTCTCCACAGCCAGGTCCTAGGCTGGAGGTCCCCAGAGGCCAGCTCCCTGACTGTCTTTCCAGCAGTGCAGCAGGACTCATCTCAGAACAGGGTGGCACACGACGCAGTCCCCGGCAGCCTCTGCAGCAAACCCACTGAAGGGGTTGTCTACAGCTCTGACGTGATGCCGTGGTCACGGTCTCCCACGTGTGTCTGAGGGCGGGCAGCCCCCCGGGGCAAGGGCACCCAGGCCCCAGGACTGTGCAGTGCTGGCTCAGGAAAGCCTGGGGATCCCGGCCTTCTGCGGGCGGCCCTGGGAGGCACTGGCTGCAGTGGTGGCCTGTGCCTAGCTGGCTGTGTAGCAGCATGTGTCAGGTGTGGGCCTGTGCCCGGGCTCACACCAGTGTGGGGGCCTGTACTTGTAACTCACTCCGTCCTCTGCCAGGAAATCCAAAGACGTGACCCAGGCATCATCCTGTTTTCCAGGTAGCTGGGGTCTGTGGGCCCCACCCCACCAGCTGCAAAGAAAATTGCCTGGGTGGAGGCCCTGAGACAGGGCTGGGGGGCTCAGGAGTTAGCGGGGCCCTGGAGGATGTGCCCTGGGAGGGTGGGGTTGATCCAGCTGGCACACTCCAGGAGTTGGCATTTTATTCCAGTTCTTGGGGAGGCCCCTGGAGGGTTTTAAACGGCTGCAGTGGCATTTTGAGTAAACTTGGGTTGCTGCACTGCGTGGGCAGAGGCTGTGGGACCTGCAAAGCAAGAAGACTGGGCAGCTGGTGCCAGCATTGCCCAGCCTGTGCCCCTGCAGTTGGAGGGACACACTTGCCCGTggtgtgggtgggggaggggagcagcaCCCAGGTGGCTGCTCCAGGCCCCAGGTGGTCctgggtgggtggctgggggcTGCCTTCACCAAGATGGAGAACCTTGGAGGTGGGGGTCAGAGTGAGCTGCTCCTGAGCCCTCCCGGGCAGGGTGGGTGGCAGGTGTCTGGGTGCTCCCAGCGCCACCCTTGTGGGCTCGGCTGCTGGCTCTCCCCGTGGGTGGGATGGGAGCACCACTGGGCGTGGTGGCCCGTGGATGTGGCTGTGCCACCCGTCTCCACACCTGGCTGCCCGTGGGGACAGGGCGTCTGGCAGCCTTGACCCTGACCCTCTGGCCTCTTGAGTCAGGCCACCGTGGCTCAGTGTGGCTGCGGGACCCCAGCGAGGTTGCTTTATCTCTGAGGCCTTGGGCTCCGGCCGGGGGAGCAGGGGCTCGTGGGCGCAGAGGGGCTGAGGGCGCGGGTGGGATCCTGGAGTGTCCTCAGGATGGACCTGAGTCCTAGAGAGACTCAAGGTCactgagggagagggagggggcaggcaggGCAGAGCAGCGCCGGTGGGGGTGAGCCCCATTCAGAGTCGGGccggctccccccaccccccccagctGCGCCCCGCCCAGACCCTCTGTGCTCTCCAGTTCTTTCGTGCCTCAAGCTTGGGGACGTGGGTGGTGGCTCCCCAAGGCCTCTTCCCGATTGCTCGGAGCTGGTCCGGAGTCGGGGATGCGGTGCCCTGAAGGGTGAGGGAAAGGCGGTTCCATCCGCCCCAGGGAGCATTCTTGGCTCCCAGGGTCCCCTGGCAGCTCTGGGGCGCCCAGCGTGACTCTCTGCTGTGCCCCGGAGCCTGTCGCCTCTGGGCCTTGGCCTTTTCCCCTTCACtggcccccaccccatccctggtgTGCCTCTGCAACCTGCCCCCCAGcttttctccacatccccatCTCATGTTGTCTGCCAAAGCCAAAGATGGGATCATGGCTCCATGTGGTTctgcagctttttttttattttaactgaacAATATGAAGTGaagaggccctggggcaggacagGTGGGTCCGTTGCACTCTTAAAAGGTTCCGAGGAGACTGTGGGGTTCCACCGAGTGTTAACAGATCCCATTGCCAGCCTGGCTAGGTTCTCCATTGCCCACCCCTGGCGGTCGCGGAGGACCCACCCTGGAGATGATGCGCAGGAAACTCGGGGGTTCCAGATCGGGGGACAGCTGGGAGGTGGAAGGAGAGCTGGCTCCGGGGGTGGTGGGGCAGGGAAGAGTCTTGTGGGGTTCCATGTGAGTGCAGCAGCGCGTTTCACCCTCTCAGTGATACAAAACAGCTCAGCCTAATGGTCTTGTGCTTCTGGGAGTCAAGAGTCTGACACGGACCCACGGAGCTGAAGCCAAGCTGCTAGCTGAGCACGGTGCCTCTGGGGGGCTCTGGGGGAGAGTTCATTTTcttgcctctctcagcttccgggGGCCACCCGCGTCCCTTGGCTCGCAGCCCCTTCCATCTTCAGAGCCCGCAGGGACCAAGTGAGGGATTTTGCTGGGCAGGAGCACTGCCGGACGCTGACTCCTGCCCCCCTCCCACCTGTTAGAGAGCCCTGCCACTACGATGGGTGCTGCTGGGAATCCTCGGGAACTTGCCTGTTTGAGGGCCAGCTCGCGGGCAGCCTCATTTCCGCCTGCAATGTGCCTTTTCTCTCCATGTAACACACGGTTCCCAGGGCTGGGACGGGGGCATCTTGGGGGCGTTACTCTGCCTGCACCCTTTCTAGAGAGGAGGGGCTGGGCCAGGGGTCCCCACTGCTCAGGTCTAAGGGAAAGGCTGTCTTCCTAGCACTAGTGGTTGAAAGTGCCCATTGTCCTACATTCCTGCCAAGAGCAGGTGTTATCCGTCTTTGGATTTTTACCAGTTTTTGGAGTtaccccattttatagctgaagaaGGTGGAGTTCGGGAAGAGCAAGTTACTTGCCTGAGGTCTCATACAGTTTTTTTCTTGGTTGGCATGTTTATATGGGAGGGCACTTGGAAACTATTTTGGTTACTTTGGCATCTTCCgtccacccacccatcccagCCTGCAGCAACACGTGTGGGGAGCCTCAGGCGTGGTGACCCGGGACCTCGGGACCATAGCCATCATTTCTTGAGAGTCCCTTGTCACCTGTCTGGGTGTGGACTGActagcctccctgcctccccttctGCCCGTCCCCAGGGAGCTGCAGGCACAGTCTGCAGATGCGGCCGGGCCGCCAGCCCCGCTTGGCAAAGCTGCTCCCTGGCTCTCCAGGGCGGCGCCTTCTGCTCCAGAAGCCTCCGAGGTGCAGGCTGGCCCGCTCTGCATTCCCTTGCCTGCCTGCCTCCCCGGGTCACAGCAGCCTCGGGATCCCGACAGTTGTCATTGCCAGCTGCCCAG of the Choloepus didactylus isolate mChoDid1 chromosome 21, mChoDid1.pri, whole genome shotgun sequence genome contains:
- the AMDHD2 gene encoding N-acetylglucosamine-6-phosphate deacetylase isoform X2, whose translation is MGERRGAARAPVLRFTNCRLLRGRALLREDLWVREGRILDPEKLFFEERREADEQRDCGGRILAPGFIDVQINGGFGVDFSQAAEDAGSGVALVARKILSHGVTSFCPTLVTSPPEVYHKVLPQIPMKTGGPHGAGVLGVHLEGPFISQEKRGAHPEAHLRSFEANAIHDVLATYGPLDNVRIVTLAPELGRSREVIRELTARGVCVSLGHSVADLCVAEEAVQSGATFITHLFNAMLPFHHRDPGIVGLLTSDQLPPGRRIFYGMIADGIHTNPAALRIAHRAHPEGLVLVTDAVPALGLGNGRHTLGQQEVEVDGLTAFVAGTKTLCGSIAPMDVCVRHFRRATGCSVESALEAASLHPAQLLGLEKCKGTLDFGADADFVVLDDGLHVCATYIGGQLVWQAEAARL
- the AMDHD2 gene encoding N-acetylglucosamine-6-phosphate deacetylase isoform X3 encodes the protein MGERRGAARAPVLRFTNCRLLRGRALLREDLWVREGRILDPEKLFFEERREADEQRDCGGRILAPGFIDVQINGGFGVDFSQAAEDAGSGVALVARKILSHGVTSFCPTLVTSPPEVYHKVLPQIPMKTGGPHGAGVLGVHLEGPFISQEKRGAHPEAHLRSFEANAIHDVLATYGPLDNVRIVTLAPELGRSREVIRELTARGVCVSLGHSVADLCVAEEAVQSGATFITHLFNAMLPFHHRDPGIVGLLTSDQLPPGRRIFYGMIADGIHTNPAALRIAHRAHPEGLVLVTDAVPALGLGNGRHTLGQQEVEVDGLTAFVAGCSVESALEAASLHPAQLLGLEKCKGTLDFGADADFVVLDDGLHVCATYIGGQLVWQAEAARL
- the AMDHD2 gene encoding N-acetylglucosamine-6-phosphate deacetylase isoform X1, which codes for MGERRGAARAPVLRFTNCRLLRGRALLREDLWVREGRILDPEKLFFEERREADEQRDCGGRILAPGFIDVQINGGFGVDFSQAAEDAGSGVALVARKILSHGVTSFCPTLVTSPPEVYHKVLPQIPMKTGGPHGAGVLGVHLEGPFISQEKRGAHPEAHLRSFEANAIHDVLATYGPLDNVRIVTLAPELGRSREVIRELTARGVCVSLGHSVADLCVAEEAVQSGATFITHLFNAMLPFHHRDPGIVGLLTSDQLPPGRRIFYGMIADGIHTNPAALRIAHRAHPEGLVLVTDAVPALGLGNGRHTLGQQEVEVDGLTAFVAGEPPLPPADPLHTASRFPLPPVGSPRPAPSRPSLHPGTKTLCGSIAPMDVCVRHFRRATGCSVESALEAASLHPAQLLGLEKCKGTLDFGADADFVVLDDGLHVCATYIGGQLVWQAEAARL